The Kitasatospora paranensis genome has a window encoding:
- a CDS encoding SpoIIE family protein phosphatase, with protein MADRSGSGPGTDASGTGPPRWERGLLHALFTQAAFGVAALDTDLTVVRSNLPHWLAAHAPAATALPDRPRRLADVLAAHDADTVTGRIRHVIDSGEPLTGWVLTLRPAACDRELVLSLSAVRTEDDDGRASGALLTLADLTGQYAAQRRIELVDQAARGIGQSLDVTRCAEELARAFVPAVADLAAVDLTEAVVRGEEPDAFLAGGPLRRAAVAPADAPWPSEVYPVDAEIRLRTEESAFLRNGEARFLNDLEGLRGLVAGQPDRERLLLPARATSFLLLPLLARGLVLGCVGLWRTGERPGFVQEDAAAAEEVATSAALGIDNARRYTRELHIVQNLQQSLLPRPELHLGAALTVGSYVPAASAERISGVWYDAIPLSSARLALVIGDARGHGPEATATMARLRTAVRTLADLDLPPEDLLTHLDDLVTHLAATDRPGRRPGVAATDGPTCLYAVYDPVDGSCELAGAGHRLPLIVDPETGPLPPPAAEPGPPLGVGSAPFGSIRVDVRPGSVLALCTEGLVRRAGGSEEAAVARIAEQVHRAAADAGPIGGLGHRVLAGVLTEPPGSDLALLLARVRTLPAGAVARWEFPADPAAVGAARAAAVDRLAAWGLAELALTTELIVSELVTNAVRYAGGPVVLRLIRDERLTCEVADPGPDRPRLRRARPTDEGGRGLFLVARLSDRWGSRRTPTGKVVWTEQLLPSGPAGGPGAPDRAG; from the coding sequence ATGGCGGACCGGTCGGGCTCCGGCCCGGGCACCGATGCCTCCGGCACCGGCCCACCGCGATGGGAACGCGGCCTGCTGCACGCCCTGTTCACGCAGGCGGCGTTCGGCGTGGCCGCCCTGGACACCGACCTCACCGTCGTCCGGAGCAACCTCCCGCACTGGCTGGCCGCGCACGCCCCGGCGGCGACGGCCCTTCCCGACCGGCCACGGCGGCTGGCCGACGTCCTCGCCGCCCACGACGCCGACACCGTCACCGGCCGGATCCGCCACGTCATCGACAGCGGTGAACCCCTGACCGGCTGGGTGCTGACCCTGCGACCGGCCGCCTGCGACCGGGAACTCGTCCTCTCGCTCTCCGCCGTCCGCACCGAGGACGACGACGGCAGGGCCTCCGGCGCCCTGCTCACCCTCGCCGACCTCACCGGGCAGTACGCCGCGCAGCGGCGCATCGAACTCGTCGACCAGGCCGCCCGGGGCATCGGCCAGTCGCTCGACGTCACCCGCTGCGCCGAGGAACTCGCCCGCGCCTTCGTCCCCGCCGTGGCCGACCTCGCGGCCGTCGACCTGACCGAGGCCGTCGTCCGCGGCGAGGAACCGGACGCCTTCCTCGCCGGCGGACCGCTGCGCCGCGCCGCCGTCGCCCCGGCCGACGCGCCGTGGCCGTCCGAGGTGTACCCCGTGGACGCGGAGATCCGCCTCCGGACGGAGGAGAGCGCCTTCCTGCGCAACGGGGAGGCCCGCTTCCTGAACGACCTCGAAGGGCTGCGCGGGCTCGTGGCCGGCCAGCCCGACCGGGAACGGCTGCTGCTGCCCGCCCGGGCCACCAGCTTCCTGCTGCTGCCGCTGCTGGCCCGCGGCCTGGTGCTCGGCTGCGTGGGCCTGTGGCGGACGGGGGAGCGGCCCGGCTTCGTCCAGGAGGACGCCGCGGCCGCCGAGGAGGTCGCCACGAGCGCCGCACTCGGCATCGACAACGCCCGCCGCTACACCCGCGAACTGCACATCGTGCAGAACCTCCAGCAGAGCCTGCTGCCCCGCCCCGAACTGCACCTCGGCGCCGCCCTGACGGTCGGCAGCTACGTCCCGGCCGCGTCCGCCGAGCGGATCAGCGGCGTCTGGTACGACGCCATCCCGCTCTCCTCGGCCCGGCTCGCCCTGGTAATCGGCGACGCCCGCGGCCACGGGCCCGAGGCCACCGCCACCATGGCCCGGCTGCGCACCGCCGTCCGCACCCTCGCCGACCTGGACCTGCCGCCCGAGGACCTGCTCACCCACCTCGACGACCTGGTCACCCACCTGGCCGCGACCGACCGCCCGGGCCGGCGCCCCGGCGTGGCCGCGACCGACGGGCCCACCTGCCTCTATGCCGTCTACGACCCGGTGGACGGGAGCTGCGAACTCGCGGGCGCGGGCCACCGCCTGCCGCTGATCGTGGATCCGGAGACCGGCCCGCTGCCGCCGCCGGCGGCAGAGCCGGGGCCGCCCCTGGGCGTCGGGTCCGCCCCGTTCGGGTCGATCCGGGTGGACGTGCGCCCCGGCAGCGTCCTGGCGCTCTGCACCGAGGGCCTCGTGCGGCGGGCGGGCGGCTCCGAGGAGGCCGCGGTCGCCCGCATCGCGGAGCAGGTGCACCGCGCCGCGGCGGACGCCGGGCCGATCGGCGGCCTGGGCCACCGGGTGCTGGCCGGTGTCCTGACCGAGCCGCCCGGCAGCGACCTGGCCCTGCTGCTCGCCCGGGTACGGACCCTGCCCGCGGGGGCGGTGGCGCGCTGGGAGTTCCCGGCCGACCCGGCTGCCGTCGGCGCGGCCCGCGCGGCCGCCGTCGACCGGCTGGCCGCCTGGGGCCTGGCGGAGCTGGCCCTCACCACCGAACTGATCGTCAGCGAACTGGTCACCAATGCGGTGCGGTACGCCGGCGGGCCGGTCGTCCTCCGCCTGATCAGGGACGAGCGGCTGACCTGCGAGGTCGCCGATCCCGGCCCGGACCGGCCCCGCCTGCGCCGCGCCCGGCCGACCGACGAGGGCGGCCGCGGTCTCTTCCTGGTCGCCCGGCTCAGCGACCGCTGGGGCAGCCGCCGCACCCCGACCGGGAAGGTCGTCTGGACGGAGCAGCTCCTGCCGTCCGGCCCTGCGGGTGGGCCCGGTGCGCCGGACCGCGCGGGATGA
- a CDS encoding GNAT family N-acetyltransferase, producing the protein MSETITVTTWHLEQTSPDDLVRPAPRAGEADLPVVLAERTGPEFARFLYTAVGGPWSWTDRLPWTYRQWQEWLAGEGVETWVAWVAGTPAGYVQLEPRPGGEVEIVYFGLLPDFIGQGLGSRLLADGIARAWDLADRHPALPRTARVTVHTCSLDGPAALRTYRARGFREARTESAEQPVVAAPGPWPGADG; encoded by the coding sequence ATGAGCGAGACGATCACGGTCACCACCTGGCACCTGGAGCAGACCTCCCCGGATGACCTGGTGCGGCCGGCCCCGCGCGCCGGGGAGGCCGATCTGCCGGTGGTGCTGGCCGAACGGACCGGCCCGGAGTTCGCCCGGTTCCTCTACACCGCGGTGGGCGGGCCCTGGTCGTGGACGGACCGGCTGCCGTGGACATACCGGCAGTGGCAGGAGTGGCTCGCCGGGGAGGGCGTCGAGACCTGGGTGGCGTGGGTGGCCGGCACTCCGGCCGGGTACGTCCAGCTGGAGCCCCGTCCGGGCGGCGAGGTGGAGATCGTGTACTTCGGTCTGCTGCCGGACTTCATCGGCCAGGGTCTGGGCAGCCGCCTGCTCGCCGACGGGATCGCCCGCGCCTGGGACCTCGCCGACCGGCATCCGGCACTGCCGCGGACCGCCAGGGTCACCGTCCACACCTGTTCACTGGACGGCCCGGCGGCGCTGCGCACCTACCGGGCGCGCGGGTTCCGGGAGGCCAGGACGGAGTCG
- a CDS encoding PP2C family protein-serine/threonine phosphatase, whose protein sequence is MSGQWPRYVRLVPWVLIVAGLVWNSLEPADYWGDPMLAAASVLAGALLSLRDTVAVGAAVVLGVVVLTIRDGSIGTRSGYLELANTVFAALIGLWLNRLIARHGRRLEAVRSVAEAAQQAVLPMPPARVGPLAVAACYRAAETDALIGGDAYALQETPFGVRVLIADVRGKGLKAVAAVSVLLGAFRETADRAPDLVALADGLEHALARESAHAEEELRMEGFITALLGEVPRGGAGLRVLNCGHPGPYLLDGRERAVSLLDAREPGLPLGMGGLGLSRPAPEEWPFEPGDTLLLITDGVTEARDGAGEFYDPAVRLAPLGPFDGPGELVDALVRDVARWTGGPRDDDMAVLAVTRRR, encoded by the coding sequence ATGTCCGGGCAGTGGCCCCGCTACGTGCGGCTGGTGCCGTGGGTGCTGATCGTCGCCGGGCTGGTCTGGAACTCCCTGGAGCCCGCCGACTACTGGGGCGATCCGATGCTGGCCGCCGCCTCGGTGCTGGCCGGTGCGCTGCTGTCGCTGCGCGACACCGTCGCGGTCGGCGCGGCCGTCGTGCTGGGCGTGGTGGTGCTGACGATCCGGGACGGCTCGATCGGCACCAGGTCCGGCTACCTGGAGCTCGCGAACACGGTGTTCGCCGCCCTGATCGGCCTCTGGCTGAACCGGCTGATCGCCCGCCACGGGCGCCGGCTGGAGGCCGTCCGCTCGGTCGCGGAGGCCGCGCAGCAGGCCGTACTGCCGATGCCGCCCGCCCGGGTGGGGCCGCTGGCCGTCGCCGCGTGCTACCGCGCGGCCGAGACCGACGCGCTGATCGGCGGCGACGCGTACGCGCTGCAGGAGACGCCGTTCGGGGTGCGGGTGCTGATCGCGGACGTCCGGGGCAAGGGCTTGAAGGCGGTGGCGGCGGTGTCCGTCCTGCTCGGGGCGTTCCGGGAGACGGCGGACCGTGCGCCGGACCTGGTGGCGCTCGCCGACGGTCTGGAGCACGCCCTGGCCCGGGAGAGCGCGCACGCCGAGGAGGAGCTGCGGATGGAGGGGTTCATCACCGCGCTGCTCGGCGAGGTGCCGCGCGGCGGGGCCGGGCTGCGGGTGCTGAACTGCGGCCACCCCGGGCCCTACCTGCTGGACGGCCGGGAGCGGGCGGTGAGTCTGCTGGACGCCCGGGAGCCCGGCCTGCCGCTGGGAATGGGCGGGCTCGGGCTGTCGCGCCCCGCGCCCGAGGAGTGGCCCTTCGAGCCCGGGGACACGCTGCTGCTGATCACCGACGGTGTGACGGAGGCCCGGGACGGTGCGGGGGAGTTCTACGACCCCGCCGTACGGCTCGCGCCGCTGGGCCCGTTCGACGGCCCCGGGGAGCTGGTCGACGCCCTGGTGCGGGACGTGGCACGGTGGACGGGCGGCCCGCGCGACGACGACATGGCGGTGCTCGCGGTGACCCGCCGCCGCTGA